One segment of Bombus pascuorum chromosome 6, iyBomPasc1.1, whole genome shotgun sequence DNA contains the following:
- the LOC132907641 gene encoding large ribosomal subunit protein eL18, which yields MGIDINHKHDRKVRRTEPKSQDVYLRLLVKLYRFLARRTNSKFNKIILKRLFMSKIHRPPISLARIVRFMKKPGRQNTIAVIVGTVTDDARIFEIPKLTVCALRVTERARARILKAGGELITFDQLALRTPIGEKTVLMQGRRKAREAVKHFGPAPGVPHSHTKPLVRSKGRKFERARGRRRSCGYKK from the exons ATG gGTATCGATATAAATCACAAACACGATAGGAAGGTTCGGCGCACAGAACCTAAGTCTCAAGATGTCTACTTACGACTTCTCGTCAAA cTTTACCGTTTCTTAGCAAGACGTACAAATTCTAAGTTTAATAAGATTATTCTTAAGAGACTTTTTATGAGTAAAATACACCGTCCTCCCATATCTCTTGCACGTATTGTCAGGTTTATGAAGAAACCTGGACGACAAAATACAATTGCAGTAATTGTTGGTACAGTGACAGATGATGCTAGGATTTTTGAAATTCCTAAACTTACA gtATGTGCTCTACGTGTTACTGAAAGAGCTAGAGCACGTATATTAAAAGCTGGAGGCGAATTAATCACGTTTGATCAATTAGCATTACGTACACCTATTGGAGAAAAGACAGTTTTAATGCAAGGTCGTCGTAAAGCTCGTGAAGCAGTGAAACACTTTGGACCTGCACCTGGCGTACCACACTCTCATACAAAACCATTAGTACGCTCAAAGGGTCGAAAGTTTGAAAGAGCAAGGGGACGTAGGCGTAGCTGcggttataaaaaataa
- the LOC132907633 gene encoding uncharacterized protein LOC132907633 isoform X3 produces the protein MMRRKRGGLKTVRKMAKKTTPAALQTEISNNEEWEKLLTKPGLIVVDIYSEWSGPCTGMVSTLKKIKMEIGGDTLSYAMAMCDYITNLERFQGKSEPTWMFIHNGRMVNLIFGADCPQLLKVLTMELQRVQNNEEHEFSLDVSERSPEEIKRLKIIEETRIAKETAKKARKEAEAIARYEAEMLYLTTSLSKETCLLLFPWVFKDEECHKRDKRSSPPYIELVEEILIGNYTVEQEIRKRLDEDILSTMFNESHYVLSPNAKQLLLDGKCMFMRLKVSETKPEIDIHKYLLNLLFGEPELPNTETILNEECYAGRHRPAYITSENEIFPIVWTPPNCRNKAIVFRTIFPTYTNTTYHYEDKTTKVPIVVFKYDYMRKNELKMVLQEFEDEIVNFGIFESDKPLEAKLIARNITEFELNTRERTGICRYWTLSCK, from the exons atgATGCGACGAAAAAGG ggTGGTTTAAAGACTGTGCGAAAGATGGCTAAAAAGACAACACCGGCGGCATTACAAActgaaatttctaataacgAGGAATGGGAGAAGCTTCTTACAAAACCAGGGTTAA tagTGGTCGACATATATTCAGAATGGAGTGGACCCTGCACAGGGATGGTAAGCACCcttaaaaaaatcaaaatggaAATTGGAGGAGATACGTTGAGTTACGCCatg GCAATGTGCGATTATATCACGAACTTAGAACGTTTTCAAGGGAAAAGTGAACCAACATGGATGTTCATACAC AATGGTCGAATGGTAAATCTTATATTTGGTGCTGACTGCCcacaattattaaaagtattaacAATGGAATTGCAACGAGTACAAAATAACGAGGAACACGA GTTTTCTTTAGATGTATCGGAAAGAAGTccagaagaaataaaacgattaaaaattattgaagaaaCTAGAATAGCTAAAGAAACAGCAAAGAAGGCTCGAAAAG AAGCGGAAGCTATAGCACGATATGAAGCCGAAATGTTGTATCTGACTACTTCACTAAGCAAAGAAACTTGCCTTTTACTTTTTCCGTGGGTTTTTAAGGATGAAGAATGtcataaaagagataaaagatCTAGCCCTCCGTACATAGAATTGGTTGAAGAAATACTAATAGGAAATTACACCGTCGAACAAGAAATACGGAAACGACTCGATGAAGATATTCTATCTACGATGTTTAAtgaa tctcattacgtattatcacCAAATGCTAAACAACTACTTCTAGATGGGAAATGTATGTTTATGCGATTAAAAGTTAGCGAAACAAAGCCAGAAATTGATATTCATAAATACTtgttaaatcttttatttggAGAACCGGAATTACCCAATACGGAAACAATTCTAAATGAAGAATG tTACGCTGGTCGACATCGTCCTGCGTATATAACAagcgaaaatgaaatttttccaatcGTATGGACACCACCAAATTGTCGAAATAAGGCAATTGTTTTTCGCACTATTTTTCCAACATATACCAATACTACATATCAc tatGAAGATAAAACTACAAAGGTACCTATAGTAGTATTCAAATATGACTACATGAGAAAGAATGAGCTGAAAATGGTTTTACAAGAATTTGAAGACGAAATAGTTAACTTCGGCATTTTTGAATCTGATAAGCCACTAGAAGCAAAACTTATAGCAAGGAATATTACGGAATTTGAATTGAATACAAGGGAAAGAACAGg GATTTGCAGGTATTGGACCTTATCATGTAAGTGA
- the LOC132907633 gene encoding uncharacterized protein LOC132907633 isoform X4 produces the protein MFIHNGRMVNLIFGADCPQLLKVLTMELQRVQNNEEHEFSLDVSERSPEEIKRLKIIEETRIAKETAKKARKEAEAIARYEAEMLYLTTSLSKETCLLLFPWVFKDEECHKRDKRSSPPYIELVEEILIGNYTVEQEIRKRLDEDILSTMFNESHYVLSPNAKQLLLDGKCMFMRLKVSETKPEIDIHKYLLNLLFGEPELPNTETILNEECYAGRHRPAYITSENEIFPIVWTPPNCRNKAIVFRTIFPTYTNTTYHYEDKTTKVPIVVFKYDYMRKNELKMVLQEFEDEIVNFGIFESDKPLEAKLIARNITEFELNTRERTGYEIFVCVVKKVGCEAFLGFAGIGPYHVSENLEKGIEESKQYFPDVTTSEETQSDDEEKPEELIENAEENKNGT, from the exons ATGTTCATACAC AATGGTCGAATGGTAAATCTTATATTTGGTGCTGACTGCCcacaattattaaaagtattaacAATGGAATTGCAACGAGTACAAAATAACGAGGAACACGA GTTTTCTTTAGATGTATCGGAAAGAAGTccagaagaaataaaacgattaaaaattattgaagaaaCTAGAATAGCTAAAGAAACAGCAAAGAAGGCTCGAAAAG AAGCGGAAGCTATAGCACGATATGAAGCCGAAATGTTGTATCTGACTACTTCACTAAGCAAAGAAACTTGCCTTTTACTTTTTCCGTGGGTTTTTAAGGATGAAGAATGtcataaaagagataaaagatCTAGCCCTCCGTACATAGAATTGGTTGAAGAAATACTAATAGGAAATTACACCGTCGAACAAGAAATACGGAAACGACTCGATGAAGATATTCTATCTACGATGTTTAAtgaa tctcattacgtattatcacCAAATGCTAAACAACTACTTCTAGATGGGAAATGTATGTTTATGCGATTAAAAGTTAGCGAAACAAAGCCAGAAATTGATATTCATAAATACTtgttaaatcttttatttggAGAACCGGAATTACCCAATACGGAAACAATTCTAAATGAAGAATG tTACGCTGGTCGACATCGTCCTGCGTATATAACAagcgaaaatgaaatttttccaatcGTATGGACACCACCAAATTGTCGAAATAAGGCAATTGTTTTTCGCACTATTTTTCCAACATATACCAATACTACATATCAc tatGAAGATAAAACTACAAAGGTACCTATAGTAGTATTCAAATATGACTACATGAGAAAGAATGAGCTGAAAATGGTTTTACAAGAATTTGAAGACGAAATAGTTAACTTCGGCATTTTTGAATCTGATAAGCCACTAGAAGCAAAACTTATAGCAAGGAATATTACGGAATTTGAATTGAATACAAGGGAAAGAACAGg ATACGAGATATTTGTATGTGTTGTAAAAAAGGTAGGATGTGAAGCGTTTTTAGGATTTGCAGGTATTGGACCTTATCATGTAAGTGAAAATCTGGAAAAGGGTATAGAGGAATCAAAACAATACTTCCCAGATGTTACTACTTCTGAAGAAACACAATCagacgacgaagaaaaacCGGAAGAGTTGATAGAAAATGcggaagaaaacaaaaatggaacgtga
- the LOC132907633 gene encoding uncharacterized protein LOC132907633 isoform X2: MAKKTTPAALQTEISNNEEWEKLLTKPGLIVVDIYSEWSGPCTGMVSTLKKIKMEIGGDTLSYAMAMCDYITNLERFQGKSEPTWMFIHNGRMVNLIFGADCPQLLKVLTMELQRVQNNEEHEFSLDVSERSPEEIKRLKIIEETRIAKETAKKARKEAEAIARYEAEMLYLTTSLSKETCLLLFPWVFKDEECHKRDKRSSPPYIELVEEILIGNYTVEQEIRKRLDEDILSTMFNESHYVLSPNAKQLLLDGKCMFMRLKVSETKPEIDIHKYLLNLLFGEPELPNTETILNEECYAGRHRPAYITSENEIFPIVWTPPNCRNKAIVFRTIFPTYTNTTYHYEDKTTKVPIVVFKYDYMRKNELKMVLQEFEDEIVNFGIFESDKPLEAKLIARNITEFELNTRERTGYEIFVCVVKKVGCEAFLGFAGIGPYHVSENLEKGIEESKQYFPDVTTSEETQSDDEEKPEELIENAEENKNGT; this comes from the exons ATGGCTAAAAAGACAACACCGGCGGCATTACAAActgaaatttctaataacgAGGAATGGGAGAAGCTTCTTACAAAACCAGGGTTAA tagTGGTCGACATATATTCAGAATGGAGTGGACCCTGCACAGGGATGGTAAGCACCcttaaaaaaatcaaaatggaAATTGGAGGAGATACGTTGAGTTACGCCatg GCAATGTGCGATTATATCACGAACTTAGAACGTTTTCAAGGGAAAAGTGAACCAACATGGATGTTCATACAC AATGGTCGAATGGTAAATCTTATATTTGGTGCTGACTGCCcacaattattaaaagtattaacAATGGAATTGCAACGAGTACAAAATAACGAGGAACACGA GTTTTCTTTAGATGTATCGGAAAGAAGTccagaagaaataaaacgattaaaaattattgaagaaaCTAGAATAGCTAAAGAAACAGCAAAGAAGGCTCGAAAAG AAGCGGAAGCTATAGCACGATATGAAGCCGAAATGTTGTATCTGACTACTTCACTAAGCAAAGAAACTTGCCTTTTACTTTTTCCGTGGGTTTTTAAGGATGAAGAATGtcataaaagagataaaagatCTAGCCCTCCGTACATAGAATTGGTTGAAGAAATACTAATAGGAAATTACACCGTCGAACAAGAAATACGGAAACGACTCGATGAAGATATTCTATCTACGATGTTTAAtgaa tctcattacgtattatcacCAAATGCTAAACAACTACTTCTAGATGGGAAATGTATGTTTATGCGATTAAAAGTTAGCGAAACAAAGCCAGAAATTGATATTCATAAATACTtgttaaatcttttatttggAGAACCGGAATTACCCAATACGGAAACAATTCTAAATGAAGAATG tTACGCTGGTCGACATCGTCCTGCGTATATAACAagcgaaaatgaaatttttccaatcGTATGGACACCACCAAATTGTCGAAATAAGGCAATTGTTTTTCGCACTATTTTTCCAACATATACCAATACTACATATCAc tatGAAGATAAAACTACAAAGGTACCTATAGTAGTATTCAAATATGACTACATGAGAAAGAATGAGCTGAAAATGGTTTTACAAGAATTTGAAGACGAAATAGTTAACTTCGGCATTTTTGAATCTGATAAGCCACTAGAAGCAAAACTTATAGCAAGGAATATTACGGAATTTGAATTGAATACAAGGGAAAGAACAGg ATACGAGATATTTGTATGTGTTGTAAAAAAGGTAGGATGTGAAGCGTTTTTAGGATTTGCAGGTATTGGACCTTATCATGTAAGTGAAAATCTGGAAAAGGGTATAGAGGAATCAAAACAATACTTCCCAGATGTTACTACTTCTGAAGAAACACAATCagacgacgaagaaaaacCGGAAGAGTTGATAGAAAATGcggaagaaaacaaaaatggaacgtga
- the LOC132907633 gene encoding uncharacterized protein LOC132907633 isoform X1 — MMRRKRGGLKTVRKMAKKTTPAALQTEISNNEEWEKLLTKPGLIVVDIYSEWSGPCTGMVSTLKKIKMEIGGDTLSYAMAMCDYITNLERFQGKSEPTWMFIHNGRMVNLIFGADCPQLLKVLTMELQRVQNNEEHEFSLDVSERSPEEIKRLKIIEETRIAKETAKKARKEAEAIARYEAEMLYLTTSLSKETCLLLFPWVFKDEECHKRDKRSSPPYIELVEEILIGNYTVEQEIRKRLDEDILSTMFNESHYVLSPNAKQLLLDGKCMFMRLKVSETKPEIDIHKYLLNLLFGEPELPNTETILNEECYAGRHRPAYITSENEIFPIVWTPPNCRNKAIVFRTIFPTYTNTTYHYEDKTTKVPIVVFKYDYMRKNELKMVLQEFEDEIVNFGIFESDKPLEAKLIARNITEFELNTRERTGYEIFVCVVKKVGCEAFLGFAGIGPYHVSENLEKGIEESKQYFPDVTTSEETQSDDEEKPEELIENAEENKNGT; from the exons atgATGCGACGAAAAAGG ggTGGTTTAAAGACTGTGCGAAAGATGGCTAAAAAGACAACACCGGCGGCATTACAAActgaaatttctaataacgAGGAATGGGAGAAGCTTCTTACAAAACCAGGGTTAA tagTGGTCGACATATATTCAGAATGGAGTGGACCCTGCACAGGGATGGTAAGCACCcttaaaaaaatcaaaatggaAATTGGAGGAGATACGTTGAGTTACGCCatg GCAATGTGCGATTATATCACGAACTTAGAACGTTTTCAAGGGAAAAGTGAACCAACATGGATGTTCATACAC AATGGTCGAATGGTAAATCTTATATTTGGTGCTGACTGCCcacaattattaaaagtattaacAATGGAATTGCAACGAGTACAAAATAACGAGGAACACGA GTTTTCTTTAGATGTATCGGAAAGAAGTccagaagaaataaaacgattaaaaattattgaagaaaCTAGAATAGCTAAAGAAACAGCAAAGAAGGCTCGAAAAG AAGCGGAAGCTATAGCACGATATGAAGCCGAAATGTTGTATCTGACTACTTCACTAAGCAAAGAAACTTGCCTTTTACTTTTTCCGTGGGTTTTTAAGGATGAAGAATGtcataaaagagataaaagatCTAGCCCTCCGTACATAGAATTGGTTGAAGAAATACTAATAGGAAATTACACCGTCGAACAAGAAATACGGAAACGACTCGATGAAGATATTCTATCTACGATGTTTAAtgaa tctcattacgtattatcacCAAATGCTAAACAACTACTTCTAGATGGGAAATGTATGTTTATGCGATTAAAAGTTAGCGAAACAAAGCCAGAAATTGATATTCATAAATACTtgttaaatcttttatttggAGAACCGGAATTACCCAATACGGAAACAATTCTAAATGAAGAATG tTACGCTGGTCGACATCGTCCTGCGTATATAACAagcgaaaatgaaatttttccaatcGTATGGACACCACCAAATTGTCGAAATAAGGCAATTGTTTTTCGCACTATTTTTCCAACATATACCAATACTACATATCAc tatGAAGATAAAACTACAAAGGTACCTATAGTAGTATTCAAATATGACTACATGAGAAAGAATGAGCTGAAAATGGTTTTACAAGAATTTGAAGACGAAATAGTTAACTTCGGCATTTTTGAATCTGATAAGCCACTAGAAGCAAAACTTATAGCAAGGAATATTACGGAATTTGAATTGAATACAAGGGAAAGAACAGg ATACGAGATATTTGTATGTGTTGTAAAAAAGGTAGGATGTGAAGCGTTTTTAGGATTTGCAGGTATTGGACCTTATCATGTAAGTGAAAATCTGGAAAAGGGTATAGAGGAATCAAAACAATACTTCCCAGATGTTACTACTTCTGAAGAAACACAATCagacgacgaagaaaaacCGGAAGAGTTGATAGAAAATGcggaagaaaacaaaaatggaacgtga